Below is a genomic region from Sinobacterium norvegicum.
GGATCGCTTCGGCGGCTCCGTCGCCGCCTTTGATTTCCGCTACCTTCCCCGCTTACACCGCAGTGGCTACATTGCCCCTAACCTGAAAGCCGAGCCCGAGGGAGTTGGTAGCCCTGGGGGCTATGTGATGGACAGCTTTCCCGGGCTTTATCGTCACGTCCTCGTACTCGATTTCAAGAGCCTATACCCATCGATTATTCGCACCTTCAAGATTGACCCGATTGCCTTAATTAACGGCCTAAAACAGCAGGCCAGCCCCGCCACCAGAGACCGGCTCGAGACCAATAATACGGAGATTGAAACGCTGGTCAGTGGTTTTAACGGGGCCTTATTCGACAAACAGTCGGCCTTGCTACCCGCTATTATTGCCGAGTTATGGCAGGCCAGAGACAGCGCCAAAGAGCAGAAAAACGCCTCGATGTCACAGGCAATCAAAATCATTATGAATTCATTTTATGGTGTCTTAGGTACCCCCGGGTGCCGCTTTTTCGACTACCGTCTACCCAGTTCTATCACCTTGCGCGGGCACAACGTACTGAATAAAACCAAGGAATTAATCGAGCAGCAGGGGCATCGAGTGATTTACGGCGATACCGACTCTGTCTTCGTGTGGCTCAGTAATGCCGAGCAAGGTTATAGCAATCAACAGGTCGATAGTATTGGCAACACACTGGCCGCCGAACTCAACTTATGGTGGCGGCAGCATTTGCACAAACACTATCAACTCGACAGCCACCTTGAAATTGAGTTTGAAAGCCACTTTCAACAATTCATCATGCCAACTATTCGCGGCTCCGAGGTGGGCAGCAAAAAACGCTATGCCGGCCTGGTTACAAAAGGCGATGGCTTAGAGCTGATTTTCAAAGGGCTAGAGGCGGTCAGAACCGACTGGACTCGAGCGGCCAGGGATTTCCAGCGTGAACTCTATCGCCGTATTTTTTATCAACTGCCCTACAAGGAATACATCAAAGAAGTGGTCAGCGACATTCGTGGTGGCAAGCTGGATCAGCAATTAATTTACCGAAAAAGACTGCGTCGAAAACTCGATGACTATCAAAAAAACATCCCCCCTCACGTTCAAGCTGCTAGGCTGGCCGACCAACAACGGATTGATCAGGGTTTACCCCCACGCTATCAGCGTGGCGGCTGGGTGGAATACGTGATGACTCTGCACGGCCCGCAACCGGCAGATAGCTACACAGCGGCGCTCGATTATGATCTGTATATTGAACGTCAGATTGAGCCTATAGCCGATGGAATATTACACTTTTTAGAGACCAGTTTTGACGCCATTAACAATCGACAGATCAACCTCTTTGATCAATCATAAAAGCAGCCTTAGAAACATACTGTACGGTCGTACCATTACAGTAAACAACTAAAATATTAACGATTTATAATGCATTGGCGGCGTTAATTCACTGTTCTAAGTAAAAATCCTTAGTTTAACTTAGTCGATAAATCTCTATATTCGTGACTCGTCTTTTTTGAGCCACCTATTATGTGCTGGGTTATTCTTTTTTGCATTGCCTTAATAGTGCTGTCAGCGGTAACTGGCTGCTATTTTTTGGCAACCAATAAATATGACCAATACAACCCGAACCAGCGTCACAGGACACTCACCGCTGTGCTTTGCTGTGCCATTATCTCTTTTCTGTTCAGTGCCTATGTGCTCCATTTCGCAGCACAATATAAGACCCCCGCCCTTTGGCTCCAAGCCCTTACCATACTCCTCATGTGGCTGACCGCATCAACGTCAATCTATCATTCACAGCGGTATCTACTGCCTACCTTAACAGCGGCCTTGGTGACGCTGTCATCGGCCAGCAACTATGCCTACGCAAAATATGGACTCGACATGCCCGGGGAATTTGCCATCGCCATGGGCGTAGCTGTTAGCTCGTTATTTACAGCGATGATTTTATTCTTGGCCAGCCAACAGCAGGTATCAGAGAGCTGACGACAGCAATCTCAAGGTAATTCGAATAGGTATGTTGGGACGTAAAGAGAAGAGATAGGCGCAACCGATTAGATCGTAGTAATACATCCTTGTATTATTGCGCTCCATCTACCCACTATTGTGCTATACAAAATCGTTAGTTAAAAGCCGATATTGCCCCTCTGCGTGTAGGAAATAACCGATAAAAAACTTGTACTTAAGACAATATTCTCGACACCCCAATGTTGGGGGGTGTGATACTGAAAATCGTCTAAAACACATCAATCAACAACACCTCAACACCCATATTAGGCGGAATAATTTTGCGCCAAAAGCCTGCCATAGTGGTGTATCATAGCGACAACATCGCAGAACAAAATAATCACTGCAAAACAGCAAAGGGGCCTGCCACCATGGTGCGGAGCAAGAAAGTCAATTTCGAAAAGTCGCTGGAAGAACTGGAGCACATTGTCGAACAGCTTGAGACAGATGAGCTCGGCCTCGAAGATTCTCTTAAGCAGTTTGAAAAAGGCATCAAGCTTACCCGTGAATGTCAGCAGGCTTTGAACGAGGCCGAGCAACGTGTTTTAGCCGTCACCGAACAGGCCGATGGCGCCGCAGCCTACAGCGATTTCAACGAGGAAGACAGCGAGTAATGAGCTCTCTGAACCAACAACTACAGCACGCCCAACAACGTATTAACAGCAGTCTGAGTGCCGAGCTCGAAGCCCCCGTATCGCCCTATTCGGAAGGTGCCGGCGATAACCTGGGGCGAGTTTATCAAGCGATTCAATACAGCGTCATGAACGGTGGTAAACGGATGCGGCCGCTGCTGGTCTTTGCCTCCGCCGACGCCGTGCTGGCCGGGCGCAAGCAGACTAGCAAAAGCCTCGACTTAAGCGCCTGCGCCATTGAGTTTATCCACTGCTACTCACTGGTCCACGATGACCTACCCGCAATGGATGACGACGATTTGCGTCGCGGCCAGCCGACTGTTCACAAAGCCTTTGACGACGCCACCGCTATTCTCAGCGGTGATGCATTGCAGGCCATGGCCTTTGAAGCCCTCAGCCGCGCCGACGACATCCCCCCGGCTCAGCAAATCGCACTGGTAAAAGAGCTGGCCTTGGCTGCAGGCCCTGTTGGCATGGTCGGCGGACAGGCTTTGGATATCGCCGCCACTGACCAGCGGGTCAATTTAGAGCAACTCGAACAAATGCACAGTTTAAAAACCGGTGCACTGATTCGGGCTGCCGTTGCCATGGGCGCTATCTGCGCCGGCGCCAGCGAGCAACAAAGAATAGCCTTAGATCACTACGCCAGAGCGGTTGGTCTCGCTTTTCAGGTACACGACGATATCCTCGACGTTGAAAGCGACACCACTACTCTGGGCAAGACTGCCGGGGCCGACATTGCGCTCAACAAATCAACCTACCCAGCACTGCTGGGGTTAAGCCAAGCCAAAGATATGGCACAGCAGCTGCTGCAACAGGCACTGACGGCACTGAAGGATTTTGACGAACATGCTGACACGCTGCGACAGCTTGCTCATTATGCCGTTACACGTAATCACTAGTTTTATATTACAATAGGCAAATTGTACTGGTGAGCGGCGTTTTTTTGCCCCACCTCATCCCTGACAACGCCACCAAATCGGCGCATAAAGTGACAATGAATACCTGATGTTTAATCATTTTCCCACACATAGACCAGACACACCGCTATTGGATAGCATCGACAGCCCGGCTCAACTTCGGCTGCTCGATATCGATCAATTACCCCAACTCGCCAACGAGTTAAGGGAGTTTCTGCTTTATAGTGTCAGCCAAAGTGGCGGCCATTTCGGCGCCGGCCTCGGTGTGATTGAACTCACCATTGCCCTGCATTATGTCTACGAAACGCCAAATGACCGCCTGGTCTGGGACGTTGGTCATCAAACCTATCCCCACAAAATCCTTACCGGTCGTCGTGAACAGATGACCGGTATTCGTCATGCCGGCGGCCTGTCAGGTTTCCCCAAACGCAGTGAAAGTGAGTACGATACCTTTGGCGTCGGCCATTCTAGCACCAGCATCAGCGCCGCTCTCGGCATGGCACTGGCGGGCAAGAAAAGCTGCGCCATTATTGGTGATGGCGCCCTGACCGCCGGCATGGCTTTTGAAGCCATCAACCACGCCGCCGATAAAAAGGCCAATATGCTGGTCGTGCTCAACGACAATCAGATGTCGATATCGAAGAGCTCTGGCGGACTCAGCACCTACCTGTCGAAAATCTGGGCATCACCCAGCTACAACAGCCTGCGTAACAGCAGTAAAAAGGTGCTCTCCAAGCTGCCCTCTGCGGCACTCGAAATCGCTCGCCGTACCGAAGAACACATGAAGGGTTTCATCTCACCGGGCACAGTGTTCGAGGAACTCGGCTTCAACTATATTGGCCCAGTAGATGGCCACGATGTCATCGAGCTGGTCGGTTATTTACGTAATCTTCGCGACATGCCCGGGCCCCAGTTGCTCCATATAATGACCACCAAGGGTAAGGGCTTTGCTCCCGCCGAAGCCGATCCCGTTGGCTATCACGCCATTACCAAACTCGAGCCCAAGAATGTCCAAGACACGGCAGAAAAAGCCACTGGCAAGCAGAAATACCAAGATGTGTTTGGTGATTGGCTATGCGATACAGCAGCGGCAGACGAAAAACTTATCGGTATAACTCCTGCCATGGGTGAGGGCTCGGGGATGATAAAGTTCAGTCAACGCTACCCCCTGCGGTATCACGATGTCGCCATCGCCGAACAGCATGCTGTCACCGTTGCCGGTGGCATGGCCTGTGACGGGCTTAAGCCAGTTGTTGCTATCTACTCTACCTTTTTGCAACGCGGCTATGACCAACTGATTCACGATATAGCCCTACAAAACCTCGATGTACTCTTTGCTATCGACCGTGCGGGTATTGTTGGTGAAGATGGTGCCACCCATACTGGCAGCTTTGATTTGAGCTTTATGCGCTGCATTCCCAACATGGTAATCATGGCGCCAAGCAATGAAGATGAATGCCGGAAAATGCTGACTACCGGCTATCACTATTGCGGCCCGGCAGCCGTTCGCTACCCCCGCGGCACCGGCCCCGGCACAGCCATTGAGTCCGCGCTGGACAGCCTTGAAATCGGCAAGGGCAGAATAGTTAGCGAGGGTACAGAGGTAGTTATTTTGGCATTCGGCAGCCTTGTTGGCGCCGCGGTAGAGGCCGCCGCCGGACTTCAGGCCACGGTGGTTGATATGCGCTTTGTGAAACCTCTCGACACCGAGCTGATCAGCCGCCTCAGTGATAGCCATCGCCTCATTGTTACCGTGGAGGAAAATACCATCTGCGGCGGCGCAGGCAGCGCTATTAACGAATACCTTAATCAACAGGGTATTGTTATGCCGGTACTCAACCTCGGCTTGAGCGATCAGTTCCCCGAGCATGGCAAGCCAAAAACCTTACTGCGAAAATTCGGTCTCGACAGCGACGGCATTGCCGACAGCATTCGACAACGGTTGGCATTACTCGATTAATTCGAGCGACAAAAAAAGCCGCAATAGCGGCTTTTTTTTTGCTCAAACAGCTTTAGCTGTCTTTCATCATGTGACCGAGTTTGCCGGCCTTAGTCGCCAAATATTTCTCATTATGGGGGTTCTTACCAGTGCGTAGCGGTATTCTTTTCGCCACGTTAACACCCATTTCCTGTAGCGCCTTAACCTTGCGCGGGTTATTGGTCATCAGGTTAACCGCCGCAATACTGAGGTGTTCCAGCATCTGCTGACAAATACTGTAATCACGCATATCGGCGCCAAAACCTAAGGCCTCATTGGCCTCGACGGTATCCGCTCCCTCGTCCTGCAACTTGTAAGCTTTAATCTTGTTCAATAAGCCAATGCCACGGCCTTCCTGACGCAGATACAAAATAGCACCGCGCCCCTCTTTAGCAATGGCCTCCATCGCCGCCTCTAGCTGTGAACCACAGTCACAGCGAAGGCTGAACAGGGCATCGCCAGTAAGACACTCTGAATGTACTCGGGCCAATACCGGCTCACCATCACTTACATCGCCTAGCGATAAAATAATATGCTCTTTTTTTGTATCGATATCTTCGTAACCGTGCATATCGAATACAGCCCACTGGGTGGGCAATTTTGATGACTCTACGTAACGGACCGGCATCCCAAAACTCCTAAGCCTGTCTTATATTGGGGGCGTAATTCTACCAGCAAACCAAGGCGCTGGCTAACCTGTTAGCCAGCGCCCTCAACAACAGTGTTACTTCGTCAAATAAAGCACGCCATTTTTATGGCTGACTTCAACATGATTCAAAAAACTCATGCCCAATAAGACCTCTCGCATGGGGCTTTGATTGACAATGGCGTCGACGCCACTGACGCTGATCCCACCGACACTGACATTGTTGAGAGTAATTTTATAGCCATTGACCACGCCGCTGGCAGTACCCACCTGTATTGGTATGCCGGCGAGGTAATTAATCCCCAAAGTCTTCGCTGTCGAGATACTCATAGCGACACTGGTGGCACCGGTATCCACCAGAAACTTTACTCCACGGCCATTAATGCTCCCGCTGGTAATAAATTGGTCATAGCCATTATTATTGACCGCCACCGTCACTGACTCGGCCTGCTTGTAGTTATTGTTGATCCGCCTACTCAGACCAAGGGTGTATTGTTTGCCGTCGATTAATAGCTTGGCCTGCTGTTTATTGGCCGAGATCAGCTTGATGCCCTCTGGGCTGGTTTGACCGGCACGCAACATACGCTGTTTGCCATTAATGTCTAATATAGCGCCGTTATTAAACAAACCGCTGACGACGACGTCTGGACCGGCCATCACGCGATGACAGCTGAATAAGAAAATAATCATCAGCCCAAAAGTAAAAAATACGACGCGCGCTCTTCCCTGGTAACTCATCTGTGGTCGCCTTTATTTAACTGTCTCAACATCTTAGTAGTCGTCCTAGCGCAGCTAGTATAACCCCCTATAGGTCAGCAACTACAGTACGAGGCGCTTTTTTATGATTTTTTGATGTCACCACCAGCCAAACACTCACCCTTCAATGTAATAATGTATCAAGTAAATAACCCAGAGTAATTATCAAGAGAATATAAAATTACAAATGAGAGCTATTGATTATTATCATTCGGTAATCTTGAGCAAAAAACAACCTATAAGTAGGGGGTTTTCACCGTCCCACTCAGTACATCACCGTATACATTCGCGTCTAGTCCGGATAAATATTTTGCCAATAGAAATCATAATAGCCCCACGCAAAAACAACCGATACACAATTACAGCCATGCCAGTGGAGTTATACCATGAAGAAAATCATTACCGCCATCACCCTACCCGCCGCTCTTCTCGCCAGCAGCATCGCCACAGCGAATGACTCAGGCTTTTACGGCAGCGTCGGTATTAGCTACTCTGACCATACCGTCAGCGCTGGTGCAGCAGACCTTTTTGTCAATGAAATCAAGCGCGACGACACGGGTTATAATTTCACCGGCGGCTATCAGTTCAACCAATACTTTGGCGTAGAAGCCAGCTACTACGACTTCGGTAGCGTCAGTCGCTCCTACGGTGATGTCAACGCTAAGGCAAAAGCCAATGCCTGGGGCTTCGCCGCTGTCGGTACGCTGCCAATCAGCGAGCAGTTCAGCCTGTACGGCAAGCTTGGTGCCTCTCAATTCAACAGCGAATTGAAATATAGTGATGACATTGGTACCGCTAAATACAGCGATAAAGATTTCACCGCCTACTACGGCATTGGCGCCTCATTTGCCGTCACTCAGAGCGCTGAGATTTACCTTGAAACCATCAAATTTGACTTCGATGGCACCAGCGATGTGGTTGGCAATACCAGCCTGAACTACAACCACGATGTGCTCAATACCAGCCTCGGTCTCCGCATGAAATTTTAAAGAAAAAAGGCACAAAAAAAACCGGCTATTAGCCGGTTTTTTTGTCGATGCAGAGCAGCATTAAGAATGCCCTGTCCCCACCGCCGCTATTAACTGCTCGGTTGCCAAACGCCAGTCTTTGGCCTTGGTAATAGCACTGACCAAGGCAATACTGCCTACGCCAGTCTTATTCACCTCGATCGCCCGTGGCAGATCTATACCACCGATGGCCACCACGGGATAACATGGCATCGTGACTTGCAACCACTGACTAAGTTGCTGCAACCCCTGGGGGCCAAAACGCATCTCTTTCGTTGTCGTCGAATAGATTGGGCCGATAGCGATATAACTCGGCCCTATTGCATGTGCCCTGGCGAGTTCGGACCAAGCATGAGTGCTGACCCCCAATCGCAACCCCGCAGCGGCAATAGCCTCCACACTGGCATCATCAAGATCTTCCTGACCCAGATGTACACCATAAGCACCGCAATCAATCGCCAACTGCCAGTAATCGTTAATATATAAGCGTGCCTGATACTGCTGTGACAGAGCCACAACATGCTCAACCTCTGCCCGCAATGCGTCACCGGACAAATCTTTAACGCGGAGCTGAATCGTTTTAACACCTAAGGACAACAGCCGGGCAACCCACTCACTGCTGTCGACCACAGGATAGAGCCCCAGCTTATCGACCTCTCGGACAAAAG
It encodes:
- the dxs gene encoding 1-deoxy-D-xylulose-5-phosphate synthase gives rise to the protein MFNHFPTHRPDTPLLDSIDSPAQLRLLDIDQLPQLANELREFLLYSVSQSGGHFGAGLGVIELTIALHYVYETPNDRLVWDVGHQTYPHKILTGRREQMTGIRHAGGLSGFPKRSESEYDTFGVGHSSTSISAALGMALAGKKSCAIIGDGALTAGMAFEAINHAADKKANMLVVLNDNQMSISKSSGGLSTYLSKIWASPSYNSLRNSSKKVLSKLPSAALEIARRTEEHMKGFISPGTVFEELGFNYIGPVDGHDVIELVGYLRNLRDMPGPQLLHIMTTKGKGFAPAEADPVGYHAITKLEPKNVQDTAEKATGKQKYQDVFGDWLCDTAAADEKLIGITPAMGEGSGMIKFSQRYPLRYHDVAIAEQHAVTVAGGMACDGLKPVVAIYSTFLQRGYDQLIHDIALQNLDVLFAIDRAGIVGEDGATHTGSFDLSFMRCIPNMVIMAPSNEDECRKMLTTGYHYCGPAAVRYPRGTGPGTAIESALDSLEIGKGRIVSEGTEVVILAFGSLVGAAVEAAAGLQATVVDMRFVKPLDTELISRLSDSHRLIVTVEENTICGGAGSAINEYLNQQGIVMPVLNLGLSDQFPEHGKPKTLLRKFGLDSDGIADSIRQRLALLD
- a CDS encoding exodeoxyribonuclease VII small subunit, translating into MRQKPAIVVYHSDNIAEQNNHCKTAKGPATMVRSKKVNFEKSLEELEHIVEQLETDELGLEDSLKQFEKGIKLTRECQQALNEAEQRVLAVTEQADGAAAYSDFNEEDSE
- a CDS encoding polyprenyl synthetase family protein; translation: MSSLNQQLQHAQQRINSSLSAELEAPVSPYSEGAGDNLGRVYQAIQYSVMNGGKRMRPLLVFASADAVLAGRKQTSKSLDLSACAIEFIHCYSLVHDDLPAMDDDDLRRGQPTVHKAFDDATAILSGDALQAMAFEALSRADDIPPAQQIALVKELALAAGPVGMVGGQALDIAATDQRVNLEQLEQMHSLKTGALIRAAVAMGAICAGASEQQRIALDHYARAVGLAFQVHDDILDVESDTTTLGKTAGADIALNKSTYPALLGLSQAKDMAQQLLQQALTALKDFDEHADTLRQLAHYAVTRNH
- a CDS encoding outer membrane beta-barrel protein, encoding MKKIITAITLPAALLASSIATANDSGFYGSVGISYSDHTVSAGAADLFVNEIKRDDTGYNFTGGYQFNQYFGVEASYYDFGSVSRSYGDVNAKAKANAWGFAAVGTLPISEQFSLYGKLGASQFNSELKYSDDIGTAKYSDKDFTAYYGIGASFAVTQSAEIYLETIKFDFDGTSDVVGNTSLNYNHDVLNTSLGLRMKF
- the ribA gene encoding GTP cyclohydrolase II, coding for MPVRYVESSKLPTQWAVFDMHGYEDIDTKKEHIILSLGDVSDGEPVLARVHSECLTGDALFSLRCDCGSQLEAAMEAIAKEGRGAILYLRQEGRGIGLLNKIKAYKLQDEGADTVEANEALGFGADMRDYSICQQMLEHLSIAAVNLMTNNPRKVKALQEMGVNVAKRIPLRTGKNPHNEKYLATKAGKLGHMMKDS
- a CDS encoding retropepsin-like aspartic protease family protein, which encodes MSYQGRARVVFFTFGLMIIFLFSCHRVMAGPDVVVSGLFNNGAILDINGKQRMLRAGQTSPEGIKLISANKQQAKLLIDGKQYTLGLSRRINNNYKQAESVTVAVNNNGYDQFITSGSINGRGVKFLVDTGATSVAMSISTAKTLGINYLAGIPIQVGTASGVVNGYKITLNNVSVGGISVSGVDAIVNQSPMREVLLGMSFLNHVEVSHKNGVLYLTK
- a CDS encoding DNA polymerase II — encoded protein: MPTTVTGFLLSRQWRDVKTPTGLQLQLSYWLTSPQGPLQLLFDNQQAVFFVPQSQQQPALDRLKQASIPLAKLQQLELTDFQQQPLTAFYFAAQRYLYQARKTLKEHNIEPLEADIRHSDRFLMERFITAPMTIKGDFKARNNYLKAVNPQLKTDDFTPLFSVLSLDIETAMYSDELFSIGCIFFDQQQRQHNIVLMVGSGIDTDTLHFHPDQQAVIEAFLILLQQHDPDIIIGWNVINFDLRFLQRVCQRLGISFTFGRGRSTIYWQESQSDNEHYTLTVPGRVILDGIDTLKSATYSFESFSLNHVAEQLLKRQKLLTGQHRGEDIAELFNNDKPALAAYNLEDCQLVWDIFQHTKLIDFAIERARLTGLAMDRFGGSVAAFDFRYLPRLHRSGYIAPNLKAEPEGVGSPGGYVMDSFPGLYRHVLVLDFKSLYPSIIRTFKIDPIALINGLKQQASPATRDRLETNNTEIETLVSGFNGALFDKQSALLPAIIAELWQARDSAKEQKNASMSQAIKIIMNSFYGVLGTPGCRFFDYRLPSSITLRGHNVLNKTKELIEQQGHRVIYGDTDSVFVWLSNAEQGYSNQQVDSIGNTLAAELNLWWRQHLHKHYQLDSHLEIEFESHFQQFIMPTIRGSEVGSKKRYAGLVTKGDGLELIFKGLEAVRTDWTRAARDFQRELYRRIFYQLPYKEYIKEVVSDIRGGKLDQQLIYRKRLRRKLDDYQKNIPPHVQAARLADQQRIDQGLPPRYQRGGWVEYVMTLHGPQPADSYTAALDYDLYIERQIEPIADGILHFLETSFDAINNRQINLFDQS